Proteins found in one Zea mays cultivar B73 chromosome 1, Zm-B73-REFERENCE-NAM-5.0, whole genome shotgun sequence genomic segment:
- the LOC100278458 gene encoding uncharacterized protein, whose product MASLLSLYGGDAAGGRRRMSRGSGTAPAPVRRLLRRLRSSFIRRSAARPRTRAAARFAYDLRSYSQNFDDGVISSSAPAATARA is encoded by the coding sequence ATGGCGTCTCTGCTCAGCCTGTACGGCGGCGACGCCGCCGGCGGTCGGAGGAGGATGAGCCGAGGTAGCGGCACGGCGCCGGCGCCGGTGAGGCGTCTGCTGAGGAGGCTGAGGTCCAGCTTCATCAGACGGAGCGCGGCGCGGCCGAGGACGAGGGCGGCGGCGAGGTTCGCCTACGACCTGCGCAGCTACTCCCAGAACTTCGACGACGGCGTCATTTCGTCGTCAGCTCCGGCGGCCACGGCTCGTGCGTAG